The Pedobacter mucosus genome window below encodes:
- a CDS encoding glycoside hydrolase family 3 N-terminal domain-containing protein, whose protein sequence is MCLIIVSGTKSICAQTLYQNSKLPIETRVNDLLKQMTLEDKVAQMCQYVGLEHIKNAEKKRAANNKLNNDAQAFYPNVSVSEIEKKIAAGQIGSFLHVLTAKEANYLQALAQKSRLKIPLLIGIDAIHGNGMVKGSTVFPSPISISSSWDIDIQKEIAKITAIEMKATGSQWAFSPNLDIARDPRWGRIGETFGEDPYLVSQMGVATINGLQTSGVAASAKHLIAGSQPVNGLNKAPTDISDRTLEEIFLPPYEAAVAANVMTIMPAHNELNGVPSHANGSLMDGLLRKKWGFKGFYISDWMDIERMANLHRTVANDKDAVLASVSAGMDMHMHGPDFYEYILQLVKEGKLSEDRVTASARRILEVKFKVGLFENPFVDETKQVIFSKEHQNIALSAARKSIVLLKNDNILPLKTGKYKRILVTGPNADNQAMLGDWSQQQPDENVTTVFEGIKAAAPKDCEVILLNSGRFIPELNDSLLNDVVKQAADFDLIIAVVGDNSLRFEGNKRTAGENTDFDDIILPGLQPQFLKDLHALGKPIIAVMVNGRPLAIPWLEENLPAIVEAWEPGSFGGQAIAEILFGQVNPSGKLTVSMLRNVGQIGNYYNHRPSQYALKYIGKATGPLYPFGFGLSYTNYSYANVQLDKVTIRDSESVKLSVQVTNTGEMDGDEIVQLYLNGSLSAVSKPVKELKGFQRISLKAGETKKVEFNLPPVTFKNYDINMNYSVEPGEFTLMVGSSSLDKDLTAVKLQITK, encoded by the coding sequence ATGTGCTTAATCATAGTAAGTGGAACTAAATCTATTTGCGCTCAAACTTTATATCAAAATTCAAAATTACCAATTGAAACCCGTGTTAATGATTTGCTTAAGCAAATGACTTTGGAAGATAAGGTTGCACAAATGTGCCAATACGTTGGTTTGGAGCATATTAAAAACGCAGAGAAGAAAAGGGCTGCAAATAATAAGTTAAACAATGACGCTCAGGCTTTTTATCCAAATGTTAGTGTATCAGAAATTGAGAAGAAAATTGCCGCCGGTCAGATAGGTTCTTTTCTACACGTTCTCACTGCAAAGGAAGCGAATTACTTACAAGCACTCGCTCAGAAAAGCAGGTTAAAAATTCCTCTGCTTATCGGGATTGACGCTATTCATGGAAATGGAATGGTAAAGGGTAGTACCGTTTTTCCTTCTCCAATCAGTATTTCATCCTCTTGGGATATTGATATCCAAAAGGAGATAGCAAAAATTACTGCCATTGAAATGAAAGCTACCGGTTCTCAATGGGCATTTAGTCCGAATTTAGATATAGCCAGGGATCCTCGTTGGGGCCGAATAGGAGAAACTTTTGGCGAGGATCCATATTTAGTTTCACAAATGGGTGTAGCTACAATTAATGGGCTGCAAACTTCGGGTGTGGCTGCAAGTGCAAAACACCTGATAGCTGGTAGTCAGCCTGTAAACGGTTTGAACAAAGCACCTACTGATATATCTGACCGTACTTTAGAAGAGATTTTTTTACCACCTTATGAAGCTGCGGTTGCGGCAAACGTAATGACAATTATGCCCGCCCATAATGAATTAAATGGCGTTCCATCTCATGCAAATGGTTCGTTAATGGATGGTTTGCTAAGAAAAAAGTGGGGATTTAAAGGTTTTTATATCAGTGATTGGATGGATATTGAGCGCATGGCAAACTTGCACCGTACCGTTGCAAATGATAAGGATGCCGTTTTAGCTTCAGTTAGTGCCGGGATGGATATGCACATGCACGGACCAGATTTTTATGAATATATATTGCAATTGGTTAAGGAAGGTAAGCTTTCAGAAGATAGAGTTACAGCATCAGCCCGTAGAATTTTAGAAGTAAAATTTAAAGTTGGCCTATTTGAAAACCCATTTGTTGATGAAACTAAACAAGTAATATTTTCGAAAGAACATCAAAATATAGCGCTAAGTGCAGCAAGAAAATCAATTGTATTGTTGAAAAACGACAACATATTGCCGTTAAAGACAGGAAAATATAAGCGAATTCTAGTAACAGGTCCTAACGCAGATAACCAAGCCATGTTGGGCGATTGGAGCCAACAACAACCAGACGAAAATGTGACTACGGTTTTTGAAGGGATTAAAGCAGCAGCGCCTAAAGATTGTGAAGTCATTTTGCTTAATTCAGGTAGATTTATTCCTGAATTAAATGATAGTTTGCTGAATGATGTGGTTAAACAGGCTGCGGATTTCGATCTGATTATTGCCGTAGTAGGTGATAATTCTTTGCGTTTTGAAGGAAACAAAAGAACGGCAGGAGAAAATACTGATTTTGATGATATCATTTTACCAGGTCTACAGCCTCAGTTTTTGAAAGACTTACATGCTTTGGGAAAACCGATAATTGCAGTGATGGTTAATGGCCGACCGCTAGCTATTCCTTGGTTAGAAGAAAATTTGCCAGCAATTGTGGAAGCCTGGGAGCCAGGAAGTTTTGGCGGTCAGGCTATCGCTGAAATTCTCTTCGGGCAAGTTAACCCATCTGGAAAATTGACAGTAAGTATGTTGAGAAATGTTGGGCAGATTGGGAATTATTATAACCATCGACCGTCGCAATATGCTTTAAAATATATCGGTAAAGCAACTGGTCCACTTTATCCATTCGGTTTTGGGTTAAGCTATACCAATTACAGCTATGCAAATGTACAGCTCGATAAAGTAACTATTCGTGATAGTGAATCTGTAAAACTTAGTGTACAAGTAACTAATACTGGAGAAATGGATGGTGATGAAATTGTACAACTCTATTTAAATGGTTCCTTGAGTGCAGTAAGCAAACCAGTTAAAGAACTCAAAGGCTTTCAAAGAATTAGTCTTAAAGCTGGTGAAACTAAAAAGGTAGAATTTAACCTTCCGCCAGTAACATTTAAAAACTATGATATCAACATGAATTATAGTGTAGAACCCGGGGAGTTTACCTTAATGGTTGGTAGCTCATCGTTAGATAAAGATTTAACGGCGGTTAAACTGCAAATCACTAAATAA
- a CDS encoding glycoside hydrolase family 88 protein yields MNKKLLIMMLFTGFGFVTHAQKANSLSTKKEILSLINQRLVNAADQYRYFTTQVADSLFPKTIKKDGTLESSKSYWWCSGFYPGTMLYLNENQSNKVFTREITHRLNLLEREKNNKGTHDLGFMMYCSYGNAQRLKPNKRYENILVQSAKSLATRFNPITGTIRSWNAKKPGDFIVIIDNMMNLELLFYATKVTGDSSFYKIATTHADQTLKNHFREGFSSYHVVDYNPTDGSVTERRTHQGAANSSAWARGQAWGLYGFTVMYRETKQQKYLDLANNIAEFVLNHPNMPKDKIPYWDFNAPNIPNALRDASAAAIISSSLIELATYNKNAVVGKKYISAAEDMISSLSSSAYFNKLKDDRGFLLKHSVGSLPHNSEIDVPLTYADYYYVEAMMRYKRLAAGKNLLGE; encoded by the coding sequence ATGAATAAAAAACTTTTAATAATGATGTTGTTTACTGGTTTCGGCTTTGTAACACATGCTCAAAAAGCCAATTCTTTAAGTACAAAAAAGGAAATTTTATCGCTGATAAATCAAAGGTTAGTGAACGCAGCAGATCAGTACCGCTACTTTACTACACAGGTTGCAGACTCTCTTTTTCCTAAAACAATTAAAAAAGATGGCACATTAGAAAGCAGCAAAAGCTATTGGTGGTGCAGCGGTTTTTATCCAGGTACAATGCTTTATCTAAATGAAAACCAATCCAATAAGGTTTTTACCAGAGAAATTACACATCGATTAAATTTATTAGAACGAGAGAAAAACAATAAGGGAACCCATGATTTAGGTTTCATGATGTATTGTAGTTATGGCAATGCCCAGCGGCTTAAACCGAATAAAAGGTATGAAAATATTTTAGTCCAAAGCGCAAAATCTTTGGCAACAAGATTTAATCCTATCACTGGAACAATCAGATCCTGGAATGCCAAAAAACCAGGCGATTTTATCGTGATTATAGATAACATGATGAATTTAGAACTATTGTTTTATGCAACAAAGGTAACCGGAGATTCATCATTTTATAAAATAGCGACAACCCATGCGGATCAAACGCTAAAAAACCATTTTAGAGAAGGTTTCAGTTCTTATCATGTTGTAGATTATAACCCTACCGATGGCTCCGTTACTGAAAGAAGAACCCATCAGGGTGCGGCAAATTCTTCAGCTTGGGCTCGAGGACAGGCTTGGGGTCTATATGGTTTTACGGTTATGTATCGTGAAACCAAGCAGCAGAAATATTTAGATTTAGCCAATAATATTGCCGAATTTGTTCTGAATCATCCTAATATGCCGAAAGATAAAATTCCTTACTGGGATTTTAATGCTCCAAATATTCCAAATGCGCTACGCGATGCTTCGGCGGCTGCCATAATTTCTTCTTCATTAATTGAATTGGCAACTTATAATAAAAATGCTGTGGTAGGCAAAAAATACATTAGTGCTGCTGAAGATATGATTAGCTCGCTATCAAGCTCAGCTTATTTTAATAAACTTAAGGACGATAGGGGTTTTCTGTTGAAACACAGCGTGGGTAGCTTACCACATAATTCTGAAATTGATGTGCCCTTAACTTATGCAGATTATTATTATGTAGAAGCAATGATGCGCTATAAAAGATTAGCCGCCGGGAAAAACTTATTAGGTGAATAA
- a CDS encoding glycoside hydrolase family 5 protein: protein MVAILPFFGIAGERDANPKVTTFLITKGINISAWLSQANLTPKEKVDYFTEKDLQQLAALGFDHIRLPFNENQLYSVDGKRNEATFTLIHNVIKWCKEANMRVILDCHQTYDHDFSKYSSIVLFKEPEAYNRFEKLWQKLSSEFREYPNELVAYEILNEPNSKENASWNIISNKIIKAIRKSEPERIILLGSNKANRVTTFPDLQIPKNDPNIILSFHFYYPYLLTHYKADFYKAIKDINVPINYPGQIVTDSVVNTLNDEGKKVMKSYNGINNKQTMFALIKPAIDIAKKAGLRIHCGEFGSNFAYPNKDLQLRWMQDIVAIFKENDIPYTVWGYRKQFGIFNDNRQIKDQRYLDALVK, encoded by the coding sequence ATGGTCGCAATATTACCATTTTTTGGAATTGCAGGCGAAAGAGATGCTAATCCGAAGGTAACCACTTTCCTAATTACAAAAGGCATAAACATTAGTGCATGGTTATCGCAAGCTAATTTAACGCCAAAAGAGAAAGTTGATTATTTCACAGAAAAGGATTTACAACAATTGGCGGCTCTTGGCTTTGATCATATCAGACTGCCTTTTAACGAAAATCAACTGTATAGCGTTGATGGTAAAAGAAATGAAGCAACTTTTACGCTTATCCACAATGTGATAAAATGGTGTAAAGAAGCCAACATGCGGGTTATTTTAGATTGTCACCAAACTTATGATCATGATTTTTCAAAATATAGCAGCATCGTTTTATTTAAAGAACCAGAAGCATACAACCGTTTCGAAAAACTATGGCAAAAATTGAGTTCAGAGTTTAGGGAATATCCAAATGAGTTAGTGGCCTATGAAATTTTAAACGAACCAAATTCAAAAGAAAATGCGTCCTGGAATATAATATCAAACAAAATCATTAAAGCAATACGCAAATCAGAACCTGAGCGAATCATTTTATTAGGTTCAAATAAAGCAAACCGAGTAACTACTTTTCCTGATTTACAAATTCCAAAAAACGATCCTAATATCATTTTGAGTTTTCATTTTTATTACCCGTATTTGTTAACACACTACAAAGCAGATTTTTACAAGGCAATAAAAGATATTAATGTTCCAATTAATTACCCTGGCCAAATCGTAACTGACAGCGTGGTGAACACACTTAATGATGAGGGAAAGAAAGTTATGAAAAGCTACAATGGTATTAATAATAAGCAAACGATGTTCGCTTTAATTAAACCCGCAATTGATATTGCAAAAAAAGCCGGTTTAAGAATTCATTGTGGCGAGTTTGGTAGCAATTTCGCCTATCCAAATAAAGATCTTCAACTGCGTTGGATGCAGGATATCGTTGCAATTTTTAAAGAAAATGATATCCCGTACACAGTTTGGGGTTATAGAAAGCAATTTGGAATTTTTAATGATAACAGACAAATAAAGGATCAGCGATACCTAGATGCATTGGTAAAATAA
- a CDS encoding polysaccharide pyruvyl transferase family protein → MTQDRRTFIKNISFASAGAMLLPITDAIANSVFKGKKILIRSGWQTVNIGDIGHTFGLLAIMEKFLPEMELVLWIKSYDRGVEPLLRKNFPKVKVIKSKMEDNAADLKEAFEECAFMIHSSGPFVTAQKELEMWSNTTKKPFGIYGVSLDEVSPELQNLISKAAFFYCRDTESLKYFKSLNNKCPIQGFAPDSTFGIKVYDDEKANAYLDKVGLKRGEFICVIPKLRHTAYWQLVGREPSESEKEKYAISMAHKKNDGEKMRNVIIAWVKATNLQVLICPEVTYQVELGKETLYDPLPSDIKKNVVWRDAFWGPDEATSVYKHARAMVCCEPHSLIMAVANNIPSIHVKQAQDTRKGQMWRDIGLGDWYFLMDETPSSQISAKLLDIHKNYAEAQKTTKKAFDFVVNIQKETMQVVKKFVV, encoded by the coding sequence ATGACACAAGATAGAAGAACATTCATTAAAAACATTTCATTTGCCTCTGCTGGCGCAATGCTATTGCCGATAACTGATGCAATTGCAAACAGCGTTTTCAAAGGAAAAAAGATACTTATTCGTTCGGGTTGGCAAACTGTAAATATTGGAGACATTGGACACACTTTCGGCTTATTGGCCATTATGGAAAAATTTTTGCCAGAGATGGAATTGGTGCTTTGGATAAAATCTTACGATAGGGGTGTTGAGCCGTTGTTGCGGAAAAACTTTCCAAAAGTGAAAGTAATTAAGAGCAAAATGGAAGATAATGCTGCTGATTTGAAAGAAGCTTTCGAGGAATGCGCATTTATGATTCATAGTTCTGGACCATTTGTAACTGCACAAAAAGAACTTGAAATGTGGTCTAATACGACAAAGAAGCCATTTGGTATCTACGGGGTTTCATTGGATGAAGTTAGTCCTGAATTACAGAATTTAATTTCAAAAGCAGCATTTTTTTATTGTCGAGATACAGAGTCTTTAAAGTATTTTAAATCGTTGAACAACAAATGTCCAATACAGGGCTTTGCACCTGATTCTACCTTCGGAATTAAAGTTTATGATGATGAAAAGGCAAATGCATATCTTGATAAGGTTGGATTAAAAAGAGGAGAATTTATTTGTGTTATCCCCAAATTGCGCCATACGGCTTATTGGCAGCTTGTAGGTAGAGAACCATCAGAAAGTGAAAAAGAAAAATATGCCATTTCAATGGCACATAAAAAAAATGATGGTGAAAAAATGCGAAATGTAATTATTGCTTGGGTAAAGGCTACAAATCTCCAAGTATTAATTTGTCCAGAAGTTACATATCAAGTCGAACTTGGAAAGGAAACTTTATATGATCCGCTTCCATCAGATATCAAAAAGAATGTTGTTTGGAGAGATGCTTTTTGGGGACCAGATGAAGCTACAAGTGTGTATAAACATGCTCGGGCAATGGTGTGTTGCGAGCCGCATTCATTGATTATGGCGGTAGCAAATAATATTCCAAGTATCCATGTAAAACAAGCTCAAGATACCCGAAAAGGGCAGATGTGGCGAGATATAGGTTTAGGAGATTGGTACTTTTTAATGGATGAAACCCCATCATCACAGATTTCTGCAAAGCTGCTTGACATACATAAAAACTATGCAGAAGCACAAAAAACCACCAAAAAAGCATTTGATTTTGTGGTTAACATTCAAAAGGAAACCATGCAGGTAGTAAAGAAATTTGTAGTTTAA
- a CDS encoding polysaccharide pyruvyl transferase family protein, producing MLNRRTFVKSTAALAFLAAIGNAGSVTAGIKAKKTVLLCSSWQTFNIGDIAHTPGVLAILEKQLPNVDVILWPHDVANGVKEMLEKRFPKYKIVQSEVDIQAAFKKADLLLHGSGPSLVGRNSIVKWVKQTGKPYGIYGITFPGVYAAKNVTIKATPLDIDLVNKAAFVFFRDSISLKFAKDNGLTCPIMEFGPDGTFAVDLNNEAAALAFMKEHGLEEGKFMCCIPRYRFTEEWLAKGKNRPFNQQHVDYNMKMKDHDNGPLRDAITAVVRQTNMKILICPEDETQVALGKSLLLDQLPEDVKKKVVWRDKYWLTDEALSTYKRSAGLFGLEMHSPIICIGQGIPAVVCRFYEQSTKGFMWKDIGLNDWLFDMDEPAQVEKLVPTVLSIALNPKAAKAKALKARAFVQKRQKETMQTVFKSL from the coding sequence ATGCTCAATAGAAGAACTTTTGTTAAAAGCACTGCAGCACTGGCATTTTTAGCTGCAATTGGAAATGCAGGCAGCGTAACAGCAGGTATAAAAGCAAAGAAAACTGTTTTACTTTGTTCTTCGTGGCAAACTTTTAACATTGGCGATATTGCCCACACACCGGGTGTTTTAGCAATTTTAGAGAAACAACTCCCCAATGTTGATGTAATTTTGTGGCCTCACGATGTGGCAAATGGTGTTAAAGAAATGTTAGAAAAGCGTTTCCCAAAATATAAAATTGTGCAGAGTGAGGTTGATATACAGGCTGCCTTTAAAAAAGCCGATCTTTTACTTCATGGGAGTGGACCCTCGCTCGTTGGGCGAAATAGCATTGTTAAATGGGTAAAACAAACAGGGAAACCATATGGAATTTATGGTATCACTTTTCCTGGTGTTTACGCTGCAAAAAATGTTACTATAAAAGCCACGCCTTTAGATATTGATTTGGTTAATAAAGCGGCATTTGTATTTTTTAGAGATTCTATTTCGCTAAAATTTGCGAAAGATAATGGTTTAACCTGCCCGATTATGGAATTCGGACCTGATGGAACGTTTGCTGTAGACTTAAATAATGAAGCTGCAGCGCTTGCTTTTATGAAAGAACATGGGTTGGAAGAAGGAAAATTTATGTGCTGCATTCCACGATATCGTTTTACGGAAGAATGGTTGGCAAAAGGTAAAAATAGACCATTCAACCAACAACATGTAGACTATAATATGAAAATGAAAGACCATGATAATGGGCCATTAAGAGATGCGATTACCGCCGTAGTTAGACAAACAAATATGAAAATATTGATCTGTCCGGAAGATGAAACACAGGTTGCGTTAGGAAAATCGCTATTGCTGGATCAACTACCGGAAGATGTAAAGAAAAAAGTTGTATGGCGAGATAAATATTGGCTTACTGATGAAGCTTTAAGTACATATAAACGTTCTGCAGGATTATTTGGTCTGGAAATGCACTCTCCGATTATTTGTATTGGCCAAGGTATACCGGCTGTTGTTTGTCGCTTTTACGAACAAAGTACAAAAGGTTTTATGTGGAAGGATATTGGTTTAAACGACTGGCTTTTCGATATGGATGAACCCGCTCAGGTAGAGAAATTGGTGCCAACTGTATTGTCGATTGCCTTAAATCCTAAAGCTGCAAAAGCAAAAGCCCTAAAAGCAAGAGCATTCGTGCAAAAAAGGCAAAAAGAAACCATGCAAACTGTATTTAAATCTTTATGA
- a CDS encoding LamG domain-containing protein — protein sequence MRNLIFFLLMLFSLNLIFSGEIIAQEKPNSILSVMKKRNNLVAFWDFGDTTGKPIGGTAKNIKLLPFKKPKYSNEGPISGRSISLDGKSDYWYIQHDKSSGLDIKTNAVTVIAWVKWSGETGFVAGKWNESENGGKRQYGLFVSLPHYNGASKVCGHISKNGGATPPFPYSIDYSASPQKVETNIWTCIAFTYDGKYIKSYWNGEYKSSEPELINNTKGFLTNQPNGLTQVKNPYYYLDGMGNNGSDFTVGGVQLKKGMGNFFKGEIGGIAVFNSALTQAEILKISNTANIK from the coding sequence ATGAGAAACCTAATATTTTTTTTGCTGATGCTGTTCAGCTTAAACTTAATTTTTAGCGGAGAAATCATTGCACAAGAAAAGCCAAACAGCATTTTAAGTGTTATGAAAAAACGGAACAACTTAGTCGCATTTTGGGATTTTGGAGATACCACAGGAAAGCCGATCGGTGGTACAGCAAAAAATATTAAACTTTTACCTTTCAAAAAACCAAAATATAGTAACGAAGGTCCCATATCAGGACGATCAATTTCACTAGATGGGAAGTCGGATTATTGGTATATCCAACATGATAAAAGCAGCGGATTGGATATAAAAACCAATGCGGTAACAGTTATCGCCTGGGTAAAATGGAGCGGTGAAACTGGTTTTGTAGCTGGTAAATGGAACGAATCTGAAAATGGTGGCAAACGGCAGTATGGTTTGTTTGTCTCGCTTCCACATTACAATGGAGCCAGCAAGGTTTGTGGTCATATCTCTAAAAATGGTGGAGCCACACCGCCGTTTCCTTATAGCATTGATTATTCAGCAAGTCCGCAAAAAGTGGAAACCAATATCTGGACTTGTATTGCATTTACCTATGATGGTAAGTATATCAAATCTTACTGGAACGGTGAATATAAATCGAGCGAACCCGAACTAATCAATAATACAAAAGGCTTTTTAACAAACCAACCAAATGGCTTAACGCAAGTTAAAAATCCATACTACTATCTTGATGGCATGGGAAATAACGGTTCTGATTTTACAGTTGGTGGTGTGCAATTGAAAAAAGGAATGGGCAATTTTTTTAAAGGTGAAATAGGGGGCATTGCGGTTTTCAATAGTGCTTTAACGCAAGCTGAAATCCTAAAAATATCCAATACAGCAAACATTAAATAA